The Polaribacter sp. HaHaR_3_91 genomic sequence CTGAATCGGTTTTTGAAAACGAATTCCTTTTGGAGCATCATCAAAAATACTTTTATCAACAAAGTTATTGATTGCTGGATTGGTACTTTTTGGAGTGATGTAATTTAGATACTGATCATCTATTTCCTCTAAAAATCTACTAGGTTCTGCATCTACCAATTTCCCCCATCTGTAACGGGTTTGCGCATAACTTAAATAAGCTACTTTTTCTGCCCTTGTTATAGCTACGTAAAACAACCTGCGCTCTTCCTCTAATTCACTTCGCGTATTCATACTCATTGCAGAGGGAAATAAAGATTCCTCTAATCCAACAACATACACATACATATACTCCAATCCTTTAGACTGGTGGATAGTCATTAAAGAAACAGATGGTTTGTCATCTTCTTTTTTAGCATCAAAATCTGTTGCCAACGCCACATCTTCTAAAAAAGTAGTTAAAGAAGTATCGCCTCCTTCTTCAATTTTATCGGTAATAAAATCTTTAATTCCGTTTAAAAGTTCTTGAACGTTTTCTACTTTACTAACTGCTTCTGGCGTTCCGTCTTTTTCTAAATCTTTTATTAATTGTGCCTTTTTTACAACAGTTTCCGCAATTTCGAATGCATTTTTTGTTTGCGATTCTACTTGCAAACTTTGCATCATCGTCATAAAATTACGAAGCTTATTTTTAGTACCCGTATTTATTTTTAAATCTATTTTGTCAATATATTTAATAATATCGAAAATAGATTTTTTATAATGATTTGCAGCTATTGTTAACCTATCTATGGTTGTTGCACCAATTCCTCTTGCTGGATAATTGATAATTCTTTTTAACGCTTCTTCATCATTTGGGTTGATTAAAATACGTAAATAAGACAAGATGTCTTTAATTTCTTTCCTTTGATAAAAAGAGATTCCTCCGTAAATTTTGTAATCAATTCCTTTTTTGCGCAACGCATCTTCAATAGCTCTAGATTGTGAGTTTGTTCTATACAAAACACAAAAATCATCTGGAGTTAATTGATGGTTCATTTGGTTCTCCCAAATGGATTGTGCCACAAAACGGCCCTCTTCTCCGTCGGAAATAGTACGCATTACATTTATAGCTTCTCCAGGATCATTAGAGGTCCAAACTTCTTTATCTAATTTTGTTTTATTGTTTTCGATAACAGAATTTGCAGCGTTTACAATATTACTTGTAGAACGGTAATTTTGCTCTAATTTAAAGGTTTTTACATCCGGATAATCTTTCTGAAAATTTAATATATTCTGAATATTTGCTCCCCTAAAACTATAAATACTCTGAGAATCGTCTCCAACCACACAAATATTCCCGAATTTGTCAGCCAAAGCTCTCACAATAATATATTGAGAATGGTTTGTATCCTGATACTCATCTACCATTATATATCTAAAACGATCTTGGTATTTTGCCAAAGTTTCTGGAAAACGAGCCAATAACTCATTGGTTCTTAACAACAAATCATCAAAATCCATTGCACCAGCCTTAAAACATCGGTCTACATAGGCTCTATAGATATTACCAACTTCTGGTCTACTTGCATGTAAATCTGCTTCTTGTAATTCTGGGTTATTAAAATAGGCTTTAACCGTAATTAAACTATTCTTAAAGGAAGAAATTCGACCTAAAATCTGTTTGGGTTTGTATTGTTCTCTATTTAAATTCTTCTCTTTAATAATTGCTGATATTAAACGAACAGAATCTTGAGAATCGTAAATTGTAAAATTAGTTGGAAACCCCAATTTGTCTGCTTCGGTACGCAAAATTCTAGCAAAAACGGAGTGAAAAGTTCCCATCCATAGGTTTCTAGATTCACTATGACCTACAACACCGGCAATTCTAGCCTTCATTTCTTTGGCTGCCTTGTTGGTAAATGTAAGTGATAAAATGTTAAAAGAATCTACGCCTTGCTTCATTAAATGCGCAATTCTATAGGTTAATACACGTGTTTTACCAGAACCCGCACCAGCAATAATAATCATGGGTCCGTCTTTCTGTAAGACAGCCTGTCTCTGTGGTTCGTTTAAAGAATCTAAATATGTGCTCAATGGTTTATTTTAAAGGAATTTGAAAGCGTGAAATTAACCAAACTATTCGTTTCTATAAAAGAAGATGAATACTATTTATTCACAATTTTTACATAAGAAAACCTAAACATATCTGCTTAAGAGCAGATAAACACAAATATCTGCCTATAGACAGATAATTTAAAATATCTGCTTGCAGACAGATAATATTGTTGTTTAGCTTAATAATTGATATATTAGCTAAAAATTAAGATTTACAAATGACTAGTATTTTAACAGGCGACATCATCAATTCTAGAAAAAAGGATGATAATTTTTGGTTAGAAACGCTAAAAGAGGCGTTAAGTACTTTTGGTGACTCTCCAAAATTTTGGCAGATTTACAGAGGAGATAGCTTTCAATTAGAAATAGAAAACTGTGAAAATGCTTTTTATGCAGCTTTAAAGTTGAAATCTCATTTAAAATCTACAGTAGATATAGATGTTAGAATTGGAATTGGAATCGGAGAAAAAGAATTTAATACTCCAGAAATTACAGCGTCTAACGGTGAAGCTTTTATAAATTCTGGTTATGCGTTTGACACTTATTTAAAGAAACAAACCATTGCCATAAAAACACCTTGGCAAGAAGTTGATGCAGAACTAAATATAGCTTTTGATTTAGCTTTATTAACCATGGATTCTTGGACAAAAAACTCTGCAGAAGTATTTAAAATATCCTTAGAATCAGAAAACAGTACGCAAAATGAAATTGCAGCTATTTTAGGAATTACACAAGGACGGGTTAGCGAACGCCAAAAACGTGCTGGTTTTGAACCTATTATGAAACTAGAAAAACGTTTTAGAAAAATTATCAATCAAAAAACACATTTATAAAATGCTCTTATTGTTAAAATTTTTGTTAGCTCATATTTTAGGAGATTTTGTTTTTCAACCAGAAAAATGGGTTGAAAATAAAGAAAAAAAGAAAGTGAAATCGGTAAATTTATATTATCACATTGCGCTTCATGCCCTATTTTTAGCGTTAGTCATTCAATTTAATTTAAAAGAATATTGGCTTGCTTTTTTGTTAATTATAGCATCTCATTATGGTATAGACCTATTAAAACTCTATCTTCAAAAAAAGAAAACAAAACGGATTTGGTTTTTTATAGATCAAGTTTTGCATCTTATCGTACTAGCGTTTGCGACTTCTTTTTATGTGAATTTTTCTTTATCAACTGAAAACTTAATAACAGATCAACTCTTATTACTGATTATCTTTTTACTGTTGGTTATTTTTGTTTCTGCAATTATCATCAAAATAATAATTACACAATGGAACCCTGAAAGTAAAAAAGAAAACGATGATTCTCTTGCAAAAGCAGGTCGCTATATAGGAATTCTAGAACGTTTATTTGTTTTTACCTTTGTAATTACCAATCATTGGGAAGCAATCGGTTTTCTATTAGCAGCAAAATCTGTTTTTAGATTTGGAGATTTAACATCATCAAAAGACAGAAAATTAACCGAATATATTTTAATTGGTACTTTATTAAGTTTTGGTATTGCTATCTTTTTAGGAGTACTATATTTGTACACTTTAAAATTCATCTAATTTATGGAAGATAAACTAATAGAAAGTATTGCTTATATTCTACCCGCTGCTGTTACCGGTTTCGTTGCTTATTATATTTTTAACAGATTAATCATAAAGCTAAGTTCTGATGAAAAAATAGCGCTATTATCTCAAAGAAAAAAAGAAGCTTTACCAATAAAATTACAGGCTTACGAAAGAATGTTGTTGTTTTGTGAGCGCATTAACCCTGTTAAAATGTTGGTAAGAATTAAACCAATTACAGAAGATACACAAGATTATTTGCAATTGTTGATTGCAAATATAGATCAAGAGTTTGAACATAATTTAGTACAGCAAATGTACATTACAGACGATTCTTGGACAGCAGTTGTGGCTACAAAAAATACCATTATTAATAAATTAAGACAAGTTGCAGAAACTGCAAAAACTGCTAATGAATTGCGCGAAAACGTGATTATCGATTACTCTAAAACATTACCTCCAACAGATACTGTTATAAGTATTATTAAAAATGAAGTAAAAAAGTTATTATAAAAAAGAAGACCATCTAAAATAGATGGTCTTCTTCCTCTTTTCGAAAATAGCAAATTTCCCTATATTAAAACTGAAGTCTTACTCCTAATTTAAAGTTTCTACCACGTGTAGAAAACCCTAAAATATCATCATAATCTTCGTTTAAAATATTTGTAACTCCACCAAATAAAGTTACAGTGTCTCCTAATAATTTATAATTAGCAGCAAAATCTAATACTTGATAACTCTCTAAAGTAACATCTTCTCCAGCGGTTCCAAAAGAACCATATCTATCATAAATACTTCTATCTCCTACATTTTTATAAGTAATATTGAAGAATGTATTTTTTAAAACATCCACATCTAAACCTGCTACAAATTTATTTGCAGGAATATAATCGTTAAAATCTTCTGTTTTATCTTTATCTACATACGTATAAGAAGCGTTAACAGTTAAGAAATTAACAGGTGTAATATTGGTATTTATTTCAAAACCATTTGCATCTGAAGAACCATTACCGTATTTGTAAGTAGCATTATCATAAATAATTGCATCTTCTTCTTTTCTATTAAAATAAACCACATCAAACTGAAGCCAATCTTTATAATTTACATCAAAACCTGCTTCAAAAGTTTCATTAGATTCTGGTTTTAAATCTAAATTACCAGAAAAACCATCATATAATTGATACAAACTTGGTGTAATAAAAGCCGTACTATAAGAGGTTAATAACTTAATAGTAGCATTTTCATTCTTTAAAACTGAGTACGCAAGATTTCCGTCATAAACTGCATGATTACCATATACATTATGAATATTTAATCGTCCACCTACATTGGCACTTAAACCAAAATCTGTTATATACACTACACTTGCATAAGGATCTACAGTATTAAAGTTTGCAATTCCTTTTTCAATTTCGGCAAAAGGAGTAACTGTATTATTACTATGAATTTGGTAATTTAAACCCGTAATTAATTGAATTTTACCATCCTTAAAATCATATCTATTTACTAAATCTAAATTTACACTTCTACCAACAAACTCGTAGCTATCTAAAGTACCACCATAAGAATTGAATTGCTCTAAATTTCTTTCTACCACATTTGCAGAGGCTAATAAGTAAACTTCTCCTTTATTATAAGTGTATTTTGGTTTTACACCAACTCTAAACTGCTCTTGATCTCCAGTATTTGCATCACTATCAGAAAAAGCCCCTGCGTCAAAATCATAATCAAAATTATCATAATTTAAGAAAGTCTCTATAGAAAACTTATCATTTACCGCATAACCTAATTTTAACAACGCATTTTTACTGTAAAAACTATCATTTTCATAAACAGCATTTGTTTTACTTTTTGCAGCAGACATTCCGTCTGTTCCAGTAATACTAAAAGAACCTAAGAAATTAAGTTTTCCTAAAGTACCGTTTAAACTTACATTCTGGTTATTGTCAGACAATCCGCTTTCTTTAACATTTGCGGTATTATTTGTACCAACACTTGTTTCAAAAGAACCAGAAATTTTATCTGCTGATGCTTTCTTTAAAACAACATTAATAACTGCAGTAGCTGCTCCAGAACCGTACAATGTAGATGATGCTCCTTTTAAAATTTCAATAGATTCTATTTGACTAACGGCTAATAAACGTAAATCGAATTGTTGATTAATTGCAGATTGATCTGTAACTGGCACACCATCAATTAGAACCAAAAATTGTCTATTTCTTCCTCCTCTAATATTAATACTTCTTGGTTCAGATGCATTAGAATTTACACCTCTAACATCAATACCAACAACATTATTTAGAATTTCAATAACATTTTTACCAGCATTTTGTTGCAATTCTTTTTGAGTAATTTTCTGAATTACCTTACCAGTATTCTCTTTTTTTAGATTGAATTTTGTTGCTGTAACAACAACTTCATCTAAAGCTTCTACTTTTTCTTTTTGCTGTGCAAAAAGATTTGTGCTAGCAAAACTATATGCCAAAACACCAACAATTAATAATTGTTTTTTCATTTTTAATGATTTAATTTAAGTCTTCTCCTTTTACAAGAAAACAATAATGTTTCACTCCTTGTTAAACAAGGAATCTAAATAAATCAGGTAAATTTGTGTACAAAATAGAATTAGTACATAAACCTTTATCCCGAAAGTTTTAAACTCGTGATTTATGGCAGGTTTCCTGACTCGTTTTATGTTATTATACCTTCCCAACAAAAAAATGTCAGTGGTAAAAGAATTAATAACATCCTCTAAAGAGGGACTAAATGATGCTAAAAATAAACTCAGCACAAACTTAGTATAAACTTACAGTTGCGGGAACAGCTCTGGATTTTAACCAGATTCCCTTTTAATTCGATGCAAATTATCTCTACATCAAAACCAAAATCTTTGCAAATATATATGCATTCTTATGAACAATCTAATTAATTCGTTTCCAAATTTTATACCTTTAAGGATTGATAATTTTGATAGAAATGAGAATAGAAAATGAATTAAAGTTAGGTTTTAAAGATGTAATGATTCGTCCAAAACGATCTACACTAAAATCGAGATCACAAGTAAGTTTAGAAAGAGAGTTTACTTTTTTACACAGCGATGTTGTCTGGAAAGGAATTCCTATAATGGCTGCAAACATGGACACTGTTGGTACTTTTGAAATGGCAAAAGCACTTGCAAAACACGGACTTTTCACCGCAATTCATAAACATTATTCTATAGAAGAATGGAGAGAATTTGCAGCAAAAGCTGATGAAAAAACTTTAAATAATATTGCCGTTAGTACAGGGACAGGAAAAGATGATTCTGAAAAAGTAAAACAAATTTTATCCGAATTTCCGAAAATAAACTTTATTTGTGTTGATGTTGCCAATGGCTACTCGGAACATTTTGTAAATTTTGTTCAGAAAATGCGTAAAGCCCATCCTAACAAAGTAATTATTGCAGGTAATGTAGTCACTGGAGAAATGGTTGAAGAATTATTATTAGCTGGTGCAGATATTATAAAAGTAGGTATTGGTCCGGGATCGGTTTGCACAACTCGTGTAAAAACTGGAGTTGGTTATCCGCAACTTTCTGCTATTATAGAATGTGCAGATGCAGCGCATGGTATGGGTGGACAAATTATTTCTGATGGAGGTTGTAAAATTCCTGGAGACCTTTCTAAAGCTTTTGGTGGTAGTGCAGATTTTGTAATGCTAGGCGGCATGCTTGCTGGACATGAAGAAAGTGGTGGTGAATTGATTGAAAAAAATGGAGAAAAATTTAAAGCTTTTTACGGAATGAGTTCTACAACAGCCATGAATAAACATGTTGGTGGTGTTGCAAATTATAGAGCTTCCGAAGGAAAAACGGTTGAAGTTCCTTACAGAGGAAATGTAGACGATACTATTATAGATATTTTAGGCGGAATTAGATCTACATGTACCTATGTTGGTGCAAGTAGGTTAAAAGAATTGACCAAAAGAACTACTTTTATTAGAGTTCAAGAGCAAGAAAATCAAGTATATTCATAATGAAAAACATAAATTTAATTCCTGTTTTATTATTTTTGTTGATGACCGTTTCTTGTAAAAAAGAAGCTGTTAAAGTTGATAATCATACACAAGTAAAAAGTAGTATTAAGTACGCAAAGGGATTTGATATTGTAGAAGATAATGGCGCTAAAAAGTTAGTTATAAAATCTGCCTATCAGAACTCTAAAGAAGTTACTGAATATATTATTAAAAATAAATCAGAAAATAATACACCTTTAGAAAACACCATCTCTACTCCTATTCAAAAAATTGTAGTTACTTCTACAACACATATCCCTATGGTTGAGTTGTTAAACGAAGAAACTTCAATTATCGGTTTTCCTTATGCTAAATATGTATCTTCAGAAAAAACAAGACAGTTAATTGATGCAGGAAAAATAAAAGAAATAGGAAAAGAAACCTCTTTAAATACTGAAATACTATTAGACTTACAGCCAGAATTAGTGGTTGGTTATAGTGTTACTTCTGCAGATAAAAGCTTAACAACTATACAGAAAGCAGGAATAAATGTAATTTATAATGGAGATTGGTTAGAAGAAACTCCTTTAGGAAGAGCAGAATGGATTAAATTTTTTGGTGTTCTTTTTGATAAAGAAAAACAAGCTGATAGTATTTTTAAAGTAATTGAAAGTAATTATTTAGCAGCAAAACAAATCGCACTAAAATCAACAAAAAAACCAACCATTTTGTCTGGTGCAATCATGAGTAAAGATATTTGGAATTTACCTGCAGGAGAAAGTTTTGTGGCACAATTTATAAATGACGCAAACCTTAATTACTTATGGAAAGACACAAAAGGAAAAGGAAGTTTGTCTCTAAGTTTTGAAAGTATTTTTGATAAAGGTCAGAATGCTGAATATTGGATTTCTCCTGGATTTTTTTCTACCAAAGAGCAATTATTACAAAGCAATAAAATTTATGCTGAATTTGATGCTTTTAAAAATGATAAAGTTTATACATCTACAATCAAGAAAGGAAAAACGGGCGGAATTATATATTATGAATTAGCTGCTACGAGACCTGATTTAGTTTTAAAAGATTTTATTAAAATTACAAATCCAGATTTATTGCCCGATTATAAAATGACATTTTTTGAGAAAATGAAATAAAAAAAAGACCTTCAATATTTCTATTGGAGGTCTTTACTATTAAAATTATTGGGGGTAATTTTATATTTCAAATTTACTATATATATTAAGTAATTCTATTTATTTTACGGGTAGTATTGGGGTAGTATTTGGGTGGTTTTAACTAAAAGCCCTAGTGTTTTATGACTTTTTTTAATGTTAAAACTTCTTTTCTACTTTTAATATTTAATTTTCCATAAATATTTTTGACATGAAATTTTACAGTATTTACAGAGATATTTACTTCAGCGGCTATTTCTTTATTTGATTTACTAGATACAATTAAATTAAAAATTTCTCTTTCTCTAAAACTTAAAACATCTAATTTTATCTTTATAGGTTCCTCTTGTATTGTAAGTTGCTCTATTTCTTCTGAAAACTTTATAATCTCATTTTTCATTAAAGAGTTATACTTTCTTAAATCCTTTTCCCTATATATCACAGCAAATGAAAGGATTATAATCTGTATAAAACCACCTATTTTTAAATTAGTGGCATTGGTTTCAAATAAAGAAATTCCGAAATTTTTTAAAACATAAAAATCTATTCCGCTAAACAATATAATTACATAAGAAAACGTAAATAATTTAGTATGCGTGTTTTCCTTAAAAAGTAACACACCTAAAAACCAATAGATAAGTAGAATTATCGATGTTAAAATACCTAAGATTATATATAAATCATTCTTTTTAAAGATTAAAAATAAAATTACAAATAGAATAATAGCACCACCTATAACATAAGTATAATTTTTTACTTTAGGATAATAGTCATCTATTAACAGAAAACCATTAGCAAACTTAGAAGAACAATATGTGAGTATCACATAATTTAAAAGAATTAAAAATTCAATATTTTTTTCATCTACAGCAAATAAATGCAAAATACCGTCCGATAAAATAAAACTAAGCGTTAAGCTTGCCAATAAAAAGGCATGATATAAAAATGAATTGTCTTTAAAAAAATAAAAATAATTAATACTGAACAAAATTACTAAAAAAGCGACTCCATAATAAAAACCATCAATAAGTAATTGTATTTTTTCTTCAAAAGTAGCATCTTCCACTATATTTAATTCAACAGGAAAATAAGAACTAAAATTAGAACTAACTTTTATATAGATTGGTGATCCTCTAGAAAATTTAAAAGATGAATACCTTTGGTTATTCAACTTTTTAATTTCACTTAAATTTTGATATGCCTTTGCATTAGTGGCTCTTATACTTTTAATTCTAAATATATAATTTAAGTCAGTTTTATTAGCAGGCACTTTAAACCAAAAAGTAGCATCAGAATGTTTTTCTAAAACTTGTTTATTTAGAGGTTTAAATTCTTCTTGAGCAATGTTACTATAACTTAAACTGCTATTAGCATCTTTAAAATAATAAATTTCAGATTGAGAAAAAGTAGATACTACAAAAAAAAGAAAAAGTAGTAGTGCCTTAAATTTCATGCAAACGTTCCTATTATTATTATTATTATTATTATTATTATTATTATTATTGTTGTTGTTGCTCTTGTTGCTGTTTTGTTTTGTCTTTTTGATATTGAATCTCAGGTGACTTATCTTCCTTTTTATCGTTATCCTTTAATCTAGAATTATCTTCCATAAAACCTTAAAATAAATATTTATTAAAACAATTTTGTCTGATTTTCATCATCTATTTTTTTCTGCTCTGCTTTTTTTCTTGCTATCGATTTTTGTAATGCAATTTTTGCTTTTTCTTCTGCAGAAAGTTCTTCTAAAATAGGTTTTTTAGTTTCTGGTACTGGAATATCAATAGGCAATTCATCTTCAATAACTTCCTCATCAACAACCTCCATATCATCAGATATTTCTTCTTCTGGTTCTTCAAAAGGTAAAGGCGCTAATAAATTAACCTGTTTAATTTTATCCGTTGTTAATTGATTTCCTTGTGCTTTTATACCCTTTACAGCTATAAATTCTTCAAAATTAACTTCTTCGTTTTCTAAACTTCTTTTAGAAAATTGAACTTCAGCGATTGGTCTATAATCAGTTGCAACAATTTCTAACTGACTTTTTACATGATCAGAAATAAATTCTTCTTCTTTTTCAGTTGTTTCAATTAAAAAACGTTTTACATAGTAACGCTCTTTTTCACCATCAAAATATATTGCAGAAATTGGCTTATTAGGTTTCCATTTTTCTAAGACAATCATATCATCTTCAAAATGCATTGCTAAGTTTGGTTTTACCGCTTTTGCTTTTCCACTTTGTGTAACAATCAATAACTTATCCTCAGCTCTAAATTCACCCAGCAACTCACCTCTTTCATCAACGTTTAAACGCTGCACAGTATCATCAAACCAAATTTTACGAGGTTTTAATGTAGAAACACCTTCAGATTTAAAATCTACAGATTTAATAGCATACTTTGTAATTCTATTTCCTCTTACCGCTCTACCTTTTACAGCTAAATCTGCAAAATCGATATCCCATTTTAATTT encodes the following:
- a CDS encoding ATP-dependent helicase; amino-acid sequence: MSTYLDSLNEPQRQAVLQKDGPMIIIAGAGSGKTRVLTYRIAHLMKQGVDSFNILSLTFTNKAAKEMKARIAGVVGHSESRNLWMGTFHSVFARILRTEADKLGFPTNFTIYDSQDSVRLISAIIKEKNLNREQYKPKQILGRISSFKNSLITVKAYFNNPELQEADLHASRPEVGNIYRAYVDRCFKAGAMDFDDLLLRTNELLARFPETLAKYQDRFRYIMVDEYQDTNHSQYIIVRALADKFGNICVVGDDSQSIYSFRGANIQNILNFQKDYPDVKTFKLEQNYRSTSNIVNAANSVIENNKTKLDKEVWTSNDPGEAINVMRTISDGEEGRFVAQSIWENQMNHQLTPDDFCVLYRTNSQSRAIEDALRKKGIDYKIYGGISFYQRKEIKDILSYLRILINPNDEEALKRIINYPARGIGATTIDRLTIAANHYKKSIFDIIKYIDKIDLKINTGTKNKLRNFMTMMQSLQVESQTKNAFEIAETVVKKAQLIKDLEKDGTPEAVSKVENVQELLNGIKDFITDKIEEGGDTSLTTFLEDVALATDFDAKKEDDKPSVSLMTIHQSKGLEYMYVYVVGLEESLFPSAMSMNTRSELEEERRLFYVAITRAEKVAYLSYAQTRYRWGKLVDAEPSRFLEEIDDQYLNYITPKSTNPAINNFVDKSIFDDAPKGIRFQKPIQRKKMERDLVKKKEIIIPKNLKKVSQATSKPNLFDGNIVVGNFVEHNRFGTGEVIGLEGNGPNKKAEIKFGTVGKKKLLLQFAKLKVIG
- a CDS encoding sigma factor-like helix-turn-helix DNA-binding protein, whose product is MTSILTGDIINSRKKDDNFWLETLKEALSTFGDSPKFWQIYRGDSFQLEIENCENAFYAALKLKSHLKSTVDIDVRIGIGIGEKEFNTPEITASNGEAFINSGYAFDTYLKKQTIAIKTPWQEVDAELNIAFDLALLTMDSWTKNSAEVFKISLESENSTQNEIAAILGITQGRVSERQKRAGFEPIMKLEKRFRKIINQKTHL
- a CDS encoding DUF3307 domain-containing protein, which gives rise to MLAHILGDFVFQPEKWVENKEKKKVKSVNLYYHIALHALFLALVIQFNLKEYWLAFLLIIASHYGIDLLKLYLQKKKTKRIWFFIDQVLHLIVLAFATSFYVNFSLSTENLITDQLLLLIIFLLLVIFVSAIIIKIIITQWNPESKKENDDSLAKAGRYIGILERLFVFTFVITNHWEAIGFLLAAKSVFRFGDLTSSKDRKLTEYILIGTLLSFGIAIFLGVLYLYTLKFI
- a CDS encoding TonB-dependent siderophore receptor gives rise to the protein MKKQLLIVGVLAYSFASTNLFAQQKEKVEALDEVVVTATKFNLKKENTGKVIQKITQKELQQNAGKNVIEILNNVVGIDVRGVNSNASEPRSINIRGGRNRQFLVLIDGVPVTDQSAINQQFDLRLLAVSQIESIEILKGASSTLYGSGAATAVINVVLKKASADKISGSFETSVGTNNTANVKESGLSDNNQNVSLNGTLGKLNFLGSFSITGTDGMSAAKSKTNAVYENDSFYSKNALLKLGYAVNDKFSIETFLNYDNFDYDFDAGAFSDSDANTGDQEQFRVGVKPKYTYNKGEVYLLASANVVERNLEQFNSYGGTLDSYEFVGRSVNLDLVNRYDFKDGKIQLITGLNYQIHSNNTVTPFAEIEKGIANFNTVDPYASVVYITDFGLSANVGGRLNIHNVYGNHAVYDGNLAYSVLKNENATIKLLTSYSTAFITPSLYQLYDGFSGNLDLKPESNETFEAGFDVNYKDWLQFDVVYFNRKEEDAIIYDNATYKYGNGSSDANGFEINTNITPVNFLTVNASYTYVDKDKTEDFNDYIPANKFVAGLDVDVLKNTFFNITYKNVGDRSIYDRYGSFGTAGEDVTLESYQVLDFAANYKLLGDTVTLFGGVTNILNEDYDDILGFSTRGRNFKLGVRLQF
- a CDS encoding GMP reductase, whose translation is MRIENELKLGFKDVMIRPKRSTLKSRSQVSLEREFTFLHSDVVWKGIPIMAANMDTVGTFEMAKALAKHGLFTAIHKHYSIEEWREFAAKADEKTLNNIAVSTGTGKDDSEKVKQILSEFPKINFICVDVANGYSEHFVNFVQKMRKAHPNKVIIAGNVVTGEMVEELLLAGADIIKVGIGPGSVCTTRVKTGVGYPQLSAIIECADAAHGMGGQIISDGGCKIPGDLSKAFGGSADFVMLGGMLAGHEESGGELIEKNGEKFKAFYGMSSTTAMNKHVGGVANYRASEGKTVEVPYRGNVDDTIIDILGGIRSTCTYVGASRLKELTKRTTFIRVQEQENQVYS
- a CDS encoding ABC transporter substrate-binding protein; its protein translation is MKNINLIPVLLFLLMTVSCKKEAVKVDNHTQVKSSIKYAKGFDIVEDNGAKKLVIKSAYQNSKEVTEYIIKNKSENNTPLENTISTPIQKIVVTSTTHIPMVELLNEETSIIGFPYAKYVSSEKTRQLIDAGKIKEIGKETSLNTEILLDLQPELVVGYSVTSADKSLTTIQKAGINVIYNGDWLEETPLGRAEWIKFFGVLFDKEKQADSIFKVIESNYLAAKQIALKSTKKPTILSGAIMSKDIWNLPAGESFVAQFINDANLNYLWKDTKGKGSLSLSFESIFDKGQNAEYWISPGFFSTKEQLLQSNKIYAEFDAFKNDKVYTSTIKKGKTGGIIYYELAATRPDLVLKDFIKITNPDLLPDYKMTFFEKMK
- a CDS encoding LuxR C-terminal-related transcriptional regulator, with the translated sequence MKFKALLLFLFFVVSTFSQSEIYYFKDANSSLSYSNIAQEEFKPLNKQVLEKHSDATFWFKVPANKTDLNYIFRIKSIRATNAKAYQNLSEIKKLNNQRYSSFKFSRGSPIYIKVSSNFSSYFPVELNIVEDATFEEKIQLLIDGFYYGVAFLVILFSINYFYFFKDNSFLYHAFLLASLTLSFILSDGILHLFAVDEKNIEFLILLNYVILTYCSSKFANGFLLIDDYYPKVKNYTYVIGGAIILFVILFLIFKKNDLYIILGILTSIILLIYWFLGVLLFKENTHTKLFTFSYVIILFSGIDFYVLKNFGISLFETNATNLKIGGFIQIIILSFAVIYREKDLRKYNSLMKNEIIKFSEEIEQLTIQEEPIKIKLDVLSFREREIFNLIVSSKSNKEIAAEVNISVNTVKFHVKNIYGKLNIKSRKEVLTLKKVIKH